The following are encoded in a window of Meiothermus sp. CFH 77666 genomic DNA:
- a CDS encoding GerMN domain-containing protein — MLSFTNLLGLVVLLLGVWALWVQQGDTGSRSLNLPSDLENQGPRVLKLHFAKDTGDGLLVEERTVQIAEGEYVLGRVMDELVRGPQIQGAAPLVPAGTPAPTVFLRDSTALVDLPAAYGRLNYGTKGELALIYGITNTLLEFKEIQQVKFLLEGKEVESLGHLSLLDPFKRQGQ; from the coding sequence ATGCTGAGCTTTACCAACCTGCTGGGGCTGGTTGTGCTGCTGCTGGGTGTTTGGGCGCTCTGGGTGCAGCAGGGGGATACCGGCTCGAGGTCGCTCAACCTGCCTTCCGATCTGGAGAACCAGGGGCCCCGCGTCCTTAAGCTACACTTTGCGAAAGACACTGGGGATGGCCTGTTAGTGGAGGAGCGCACCGTACAGATTGCCGAAGGTGAGTACGTGCTGGGGCGGGTGATGGACGAACTGGTACGGGGACCCCAAATACAAGGGGCCGCACCCCTGGTTCCGGCGGGAACCCCTGCACCCACCGTTTTCTTGCGCGACAGCACCGCCCTGGTAGACTTACCAGCAGCCTATGGGCGGCTGAACTACGGCACTAAGGGTGAACTGGCCCTGATTTACGGCATCACCAATACCCTGCTGGAATTTAAAGAAATACAGCAGGTCAAGTTTTTGCTGGAGGGCAAGGAAGTCGAGAGCCTGGGGCACCTATCCCTCCTGGATCCGTTCAAGCGACAAGGGCAGTGA
- a CDS encoding AAA family ATPase: MKIERLILQGFKSFGERTSLEFGPGIYGIVGPNGSGKSNLVEALRWVVGARARELRGEEALSLLFHGSDGKAPLGFAEVGLELGGNGQRVNLSRRLERDGNSEIRLNGSRSTLRQVEQALMGTGLSRTGYAIVGQGEVGQILQAGPEVLLSYLEEAAGLRAVTQASKTAHERLESATLELQTRIQELSERKASVAEKAQQAEVARRAATLAARSLVLRRSVLAARIREADQEAKAARQKAQALEQERTEASQRLRELEAEKSQALEALEAAQNAHSEALRQAEALSGELRLAAQEQASLEALLRRLAQDMAESETRLTRLRSLPEPVAPGEPEPSAEATRGYQQRLQDLQAAIQAEERRLKEQQQAFERYLQAQATYEAQKLAYEQMLAQKAALEADQGRLEAELKHLQEQLAMAQARENELRAQLNELVRQEGQTLSEARAADAEARRLEATLRSGSDLAEGPKRAREAGIPGLMGVVADLLQVPAGLDLAIEVAMGGRMQWVLTEHEQAAQAAVQHLKQHGGRATFLPRTLLRTFRERERDWSKEPGVVGVARRLVQLPACPEALPTLLGETLVMENLEAALALARAHPDHPRIVTLEGELLEANGAITGGRVQRGGQMLTLRRRYQEVKAEALRLNTEAEALQTQTKSLRAELASLEVSQLQRRQTELGSELKAVQKSLARLSQNAVPLAPQPVPPPQPERLQALRHEREVLSMQVTQERELAAQWRRYREDLERYHQAQKEMGELEARLHHLRTEQAELAQKLTATQARKAELEQAQRGLNLRQLESALHTARGRTRALSEEETRLIGRTNQLLTDLEALHLTQARREATIETLQQELTELPPGPVEEGSSRSLARALSETEAALEALGPINHLAEQEYALLSEDIQKLEVALQESEEVVRKLEAELRGVESEYRERMHQVYAVFKEKFAHYASALLDAEVKLERTHHGLDLVLKPAGKRTVNLNLLSMGERTMGALAFLFALSEIGESNTTGAGGLPIAVLDEVDAPLDEANIQRFCRFLQHFKGQTQFILVTHQKRTMEACDALYGVTTDRGLSRVYSIKREEAIT; the protein is encoded by the coding sequence ATGAAGATCGAGCGACTTATCCTGCAAGGCTTCAAATCCTTTGGCGAACGCACCAGCCTCGAGTTTGGCCCGGGCATCTATGGCATTGTGGGCCCCAACGGCTCCGGTAAGAGCAACCTGGTGGAGGCGCTGCGCTGGGTGGTGGGGGCGCGTGCGCGGGAGCTGCGGGGGGAAGAGGCCCTTTCGCTGTTGTTCCACGGCTCTGACGGTAAAGCGCCGCTGGGGTTTGCCGAAGTGGGCCTCGAGCTGGGGGGCAACGGCCAGCGGGTGAACCTGAGCCGCCGCCTCGAGCGCGACGGCAATAGCGAGATACGCCTCAACGGCTCGCGCAGCACCCTGCGACAGGTGGAGCAGGCTCTGATGGGCACGGGGCTTTCCCGAACCGGTTACGCCATTGTGGGGCAGGGCGAGGTGGGGCAAATTTTGCAGGCGGGGCCTGAGGTACTGCTTTCCTACCTGGAGGAAGCCGCCGGTCTGCGGGCCGTCACCCAGGCCAGCAAAACCGCGCACGAACGTTTGGAGAGTGCTACCCTCGAGCTGCAAACCCGTATCCAGGAACTCTCCGAGCGCAAGGCCTCGGTAGCCGAAAAAGCCCAGCAGGCCGAGGTTGCCCGCAGGGCCGCTACCCTGGCCGCCCGCAGCCTGGTGCTGCGCCGCAGTGTGCTGGCCGCCCGTATTCGCGAAGCCGACCAGGAGGCCAAAGCTGCGCGGCAGAAAGCCCAGGCGCTGGAACAGGAGCGCACCGAGGCCAGCCAGCGTTTGCGCGAACTCGAGGCCGAGAAAAGCCAGGCCCTGGAGGCCCTGGAAGCCGCCCAGAATGCCCACAGCGAGGCCCTAAGGCAAGCCGAGGCCCTGAGCGGCGAGCTGCGGCTGGCCGCTCAGGAGCAGGCTTCGCTCGAGGCACTGTTGCGCCGCCTGGCGCAGGACATGGCCGAAAGCGAAACCAGACTGACCCGGCTGCGCTCGCTCCCGGAGCCTGTAGCCCCCGGCGAGCCGGAGCCCAGCGCTGAGGCCACCCGGGGCTACCAGCAGCGCTTACAGGACCTGCAAGCTGCCATACAGGCTGAAGAACGGCGGCTGAAGGAACAGCAGCAAGCCTTCGAGCGCTACCTGCAAGCCCAGGCCACCTACGAGGCACAGAAACTGGCCTACGAGCAGATGCTGGCCCAAAAAGCCGCCCTCGAGGCCGACCAGGGCCGTCTCGAGGCCGAATTGAAACACCTGCAGGAGCAGCTTGCGATGGCGCAGGCCCGTGAAAACGAGCTTCGCGCTCAGTTGAATGAACTGGTCAGGCAAGAAGGCCAGACCCTGAGCGAGGCCCGTGCAGCCGATGCCGAAGCCCGCCGCCTCGAGGCCACGCTGCGTTCCGGCTCCGACCTGGCCGAGGGCCCCAAGCGAGCCCGCGAGGCCGGCATTCCGGGCCTGATGGGGGTGGTGGCCGATCTGCTGCAGGTGCCCGCTGGGCTCGATCTGGCCATCGAAGTAGCGATGGGCGGGCGAATGCAATGGGTGCTGACCGAGCACGAGCAGGCTGCCCAGGCCGCTGTGCAGCACCTCAAACAGCACGGGGGCCGGGCGACCTTTCTGCCGCGCACCCTGCTGCGAACCTTCCGGGAACGGGAGCGCGACTGGAGCAAGGAGCCAGGCGTGGTGGGGGTGGCCCGCCGACTGGTGCAGCTACCGGCCTGCCCCGAGGCCCTGCCCACGCTGCTAGGCGAGACCCTGGTAATGGAAAACCTGGAGGCTGCGCTTGCCCTGGCCAGGGCGCATCCCGACCATCCGCGCATCGTCACCCTGGAAGGCGAGTTGCTAGAGGCGAACGGAGCCATCACGGGGGGGCGCGTGCAGCGCGGCGGGCAGATGCTCACCCTGCGCCGCCGGTATCAGGAAGTAAAGGCCGAAGCCCTTCGACTGAACACCGAGGCCGAAGCCCTGCAAACCCAAACCAAAAGCCTGCGGGCCGAACTGGCCAGCCTCGAGGTATCCCAGTTGCAGCGCCGTCAGACCGAGCTGGGTTCCGAGCTCAAAGCGGTGCAAAAAAGCCTGGCCCGACTCTCGCAAAACGCCGTTCCACTAGCGCCACAGCCCGTACCCCCACCCCAGCCCGAACGCCTGCAAGCCCTGCGCCATGAGCGCGAGGTGCTCAGCATGCAGGTTACCCAGGAGCGTGAGCTGGCCGCGCAGTGGCGGCGCTACCGAGAGGATCTCGAGCGCTACCACCAGGCCCAGAAAGAAATGGGTGAACTCGAGGCCCGCCTGCACCACCTGCGAACCGAGCAGGCCGAGTTAGCCCAGAAGCTCACCGCTACCCAGGCCCGTAAAGCCGAACTCGAGCAGGCCCAGCGCGGCCTGAACCTGCGCCAGCTTGAAAGCGCTCTGCACACTGCCCGGGGCCGAACTCGAGCGCTGTCGGAGGAAGAAACCCGGCTGATCGGGCGCACCAACCAACTTCTAACCGACCTCGAGGCCCTTCACCTGACCCAGGCCCGGCGCGAGGCCACCATCGAGACCCTACAGCAAGAACTGACCGAGCTGCCCCCGGGGCCGGTGGAGGAAGGTTCCTCGCGCAGCCTGGCCCGCGCCCTCTCGGAAACCGAGGCCGCCCTGGAAGCCCTGGGCCCCATCAACCACCTGGCCGAGCAGGAATACGCCCTTCTGAGCGAGGACATCCAGAAGCTCGAGGTAGCCTTGCAGGAGTCGGAAGAGGTCGTGCGCAAGCTGGAGGCCGAGCTGCGCGGGGTAGAGTCCGAGTACCGCGAACGAATGCATCAGGTTTATGCGGTGTTCAAGGAAAAATTCGCCCACTACGCCAGCGCCTTACTCGACGCCGAGGTCAAGCTCGAGCGCACCCATCATGGCCTGGATCTGGTGCTCAAGCCCGCCGGCAAGCGCACGGTGAACCTGAACCTGCTCTCCATGGGCGAGCGAACTATGGGCGCTCTGGCTTTTTTATTCGCCTTATCGGAGATAGGGGAGAGCAACACCACCGGCGCAGGCGGTTTGCCCATTGCCGTTCTTGACGAGGTGGACGCGCCGCTGGACGAGGCTAATATACAGCGCTTTTGCCGCTTCTTGCAGCACTTCAAAGGCCAGACCCAGTTTATACTGGTCACCCACCAGAAGCGCACCATGGAAGCCTGCGATGCCCTCTACGGCGTGACTACCGACAGGGGCCTGAGCCGGGTGTACAGCATCAAGCGCGAGGAAGCTATTACCTGA